The Candidatus Thiodiazotropha endoloripes genome has a window encoding:
- a CDS encoding DUF3683 domain-containing protein: protein MNKQPTARIREIPYNYTSFSDREIVIRFLGKPMWNLIEELRGTRRTGRSARMLFEILGDMWVVSRNPYLQDDLLDDEQRRKALIDALNHRLVQFESRANNNQQALELHAATRSAVDQFARRFDDLLELRRRTKSNLIGLTRSDNIDFSGLARVSHATDATDWRVEIPFVVITPDREEEVAPIVKACIDSGLTLIPRGGGTGYTGSAVPLDPHSAVINTEKLDGIAEIESSSLPGVEHEVPTIQVGSGVVTRRVSEKADAKGLAFAVDPTSQDASTIGGNIAMNAGGKKAVLWGTTLDNLASWRMVTPQGEWLEIERLNHNLGKIHDQPEVSFRLTRYDSSGKKQLGEAEILRMPGQAFRKVGLGKDVTDKFLSGLPGVQKEGCDGLITSARFVLHRMPKQVRTLCLEFFGADIGKAVPAIVELTDYLNKHEEVLLAGLEHLDERYLKAVKYSTKAARRERPKMVLLADLVSDDLALLESAADEVVRMTQAREGEAFIASSPEARRNFWLDRSRTAAISAHTNAFKINEDVVIPLDKLADYSRGIERINIEESIRNKITIADEVLAYLVGDHSLRKADDDFEASDENRSILQAKLDLAKQAVEQARNRWHTLLTRIEASAEENIDLVNGLDRSLIRKQDRLLDLLLRRDLVVSYRTEIATRLDEIFSGQEVKNLRLAMREIHTRLRDSRLFVALHMHAGDGNVHTNIPVHSDNYAMLQQADRIVDRIMDLALSLDGAISGEHGIGLTKLQYMEQEKLEAFAEYKHQVDPESRFNRGKLTAGADLEMAYTPSLRLLEQEAIILEESELGTLNDEIKHCLRCGKCKPVCMTHIPRANLLYSPRNKILATGLIIEAFLYEEQTRRGISLQHFTEMNDVADHCTICHKCENPCPVNIDFGDVTTLMRKILIDRGKKRSSLGAKAAMSFLNLTHPTAIRWMRRGLAEWGFKGLNLGHTLAARSGLLKQQDQPPSATTGNPKPQNLVVEMLQKPIRVEPPKQTLRDALNLEDTRSVPILRNPERVTEESDAVFYFPGCGSERLFSEIGLATLAMLNELGAETILPPGYLCCGYPQTAAGLHAKGRQITTENRVLFHRIANTLNYMDIKTVLVSCGTCMDQLQAYQFEKIFPGCRLLDIHEYMMEKGVSLDGKQQTEYLYHDPCHTPIKQYNPLQVVSGLTGKPVELSDRCCGEAGTLGTSRPDIANQLRFRKSEELNKGIQAIHSKAAQPAEIKLLTSCPACQQGLSRYTDETGLKPQYLVLEVIQQRQGDQWQQKFIDQVLKDGIEMVLV, encoded by the coding sequence ATGAACAAGCAGCCTACTGCGCGGATTCGAGAAATCCCATATAACTATACCTCCTTCTCTGACCGGGAGATCGTTATCCGGTTCCTCGGGAAACCCATGTGGAACCTGATCGAGGAACTGAGGGGTACCCGGCGCACCGGCCGCTCTGCAAGAATGCTGTTTGAGATACTGGGGGATATGTGGGTGGTCAGCCGCAACCCCTACCTGCAGGACGACCTGCTGGATGATGAGCAGCGCAGGAAGGCACTGATCGACGCTTTGAATCATCGATTGGTACAGTTTGAATCCAGGGCCAACAACAACCAGCAGGCACTTGAACTGCATGCCGCCACCCGCAGCGCCGTCGATCAGTTTGCCCGTCGGTTCGATGATCTGCTCGAACTGCGGCGGCGAACCAAAAGTAACCTGATCGGTCTGACCCGTTCGGACAACATCGACTTCAGTGGCCTGGCCCGGGTATCCCATGCGACGGATGCCACCGACTGGCGTGTGGAGATCCCTTTTGTGGTCATCACCCCGGACCGGGAAGAGGAGGTGGCGCCGATCGTCAAGGCCTGCATCGACTCGGGCCTGACACTGATTCCCCGTGGCGGCGGCACCGGTTACACCGGCAGTGCCGTCCCCCTGGATCCGCACAGCGCGGTGATCAACACGGAAAAGCTCGATGGGATCGCCGAGATCGAGTCGAGCAGCCTTCCCGGTGTCGAACATGAGGTGCCCACCATTCAGGTCGGTTCCGGCGTGGTGACCCGTCGGGTGTCGGAAAAAGCGGATGCCAAAGGCCTCGCCTTTGCCGTCGATCCCACCTCCCAGGATGCCTCAACCATCGGTGGCAATATTGCCATGAATGCCGGCGGCAAAAAGGCGGTCTTATGGGGTACCACCCTCGATAACCTGGCCAGCTGGCGGATGGTCACTCCCCAGGGGGAGTGGCTGGAGATCGAACGTCTCAACCACAACCTGGGCAAGATTCACGACCAGCCGGAAGTCAGCTTCAGACTCACCCGCTACGACAGCAGCGGCAAGAAACAGCTGGGTGAAGCGGAAATCCTGAGAATGCCCGGTCAGGCCTTCCGTAAAGTCGGTCTGGGTAAGGATGTTACCGACAAGTTTCTCTCCGGTCTGCCCGGTGTGCAGAAAGAGGGCTGTGACGGCCTGATCACCTCGGCCCGGTTTGTTCTGCATCGCATGCCCAAGCAGGTTCGCACCCTCTGTCTTGAGTTTTTTGGCGCCGATATCGGTAAAGCGGTCCCGGCAATCGTTGAGCTCACGGATTATCTGAACAAACATGAGGAGGTTCTGCTCGCCGGCCTGGAGCATCTGGATGAACGCTATCTGAAAGCGGTCAAATACTCCACCAAGGCGGCCAGGCGTGAGCGACCAAAGATGGTTCTGCTGGCCGATCTGGTGAGCGATGATCTGGCACTGCTGGAGTCCGCCGCCGATGAGGTGGTACGCATGACCCAGGCACGGGAAGGAGAGGCGTTTATCGCCAGCAGTCCCGAGGCACGACGCAACTTCTGGCTCGACCGTTCACGCACCGCCGCCATCTCAGCCCATACCAACGCCTTTAAAATCAATGAAGACGTGGTCATTCCTCTGGACAAACTGGCCGACTACAGTCGCGGCATCGAGCGGATCAATATCGAGGAATCGATCCGTAACAAGATTACTATTGCGGATGAAGTCCTGGCCTATCTGGTTGGTGATCACTCACTTCGAAAAGCGGATGATGACTTCGAAGCGAGTGATGAGAACCGCTCCATTCTGCAGGCCAAACTCGACCTGGCCAAACAGGCGGTAGAACAGGCGAGAAACCGCTGGCATACCCTGTTGACCCGTATTGAAGCCTCGGCGGAGGAGAATATCGACCTGGTCAACGGCCTCGACAGATCCCTCATCCGCAAACAGGACCGCTTGCTCGACCTGCTGCTGAGACGGGACCTGGTGGTCTCCTACCGGACAGAGATCGCCACCCGCCTGGATGAGATCTTCTCCGGCCAGGAGGTCAAGAATCTGCGCCTTGCGATGCGTGAAATCCATACCCGGTTACGCGACTCACGTCTGTTCGTGGCCCTGCACATGCATGCCGGGGATGGCAATGTGCATACCAATATCCCAGTCCACTCGGATAACTATGCCATGTTGCAGCAGGCAGACCGGATCGTCGACCGCATCATGGACCTTGCCCTCAGCCTGGATGGCGCCATCTCCGGGGAACACGGTATCGGCCTGACCAAGCTGCAGTATATGGAACAGGAGAAGCTTGAAGCCTTTGCCGAGTACAAACATCAGGTCGATCCTGAAAGCCGCTTCAACCGGGGCAAACTGACCGCCGGAGCCGACCTGGAGATGGCCTACACCCCCTCGCTGCGACTGCTGGAGCAGGAGGCGATTATTCTCGAGGAGAGTGAGCTCGGCACCCTCAATGATGAGATCAAGCACTGCCTGCGCTGCGGTAAATGCAAGCCGGTCTGTATGACCCATATCCCCAGGGCCAACCTGCTCTATTCGCCACGTAACAAAATACTCGCCACCGGCCTGATCATCGAGGCCTTTCTCTATGAAGAGCAGACCCGACGAGGTATCTCACTGCAGCATTTCACCGAAATGAACGATGTTGCCGATCACTGCACCATCTGCCACAAGTGCGAGAATCCCTGCCCGGTGAATATCGATTTCGGCGATGTCACCACGCTGATGCGTAAAATTCTCATCGACCGGGGTAAGAAACGCTCCAGCCTGGGTGCCAAGGCCGCCATGAGCTTTCTCAACCTGACCCACCCGACGGCGATTCGCTGGATGCGCCGGGGTCTGGCGGAGTGGGGCTTCAAAGGCCTCAACCTGGGCCATACCCTGGCTGCCAGAAGCGGGTTGTTGAAGCAGCAGGATCAGCCACCCAGTGCGACCACCGGCAATCCGAAGCCGCAAAACCTGGTCGTGGAGATGCTGCAGAAACCGATCCGTGTCGAACCGCCCAAGCAGACCCTGCGGGACGCCCTCAATCTGGAGGATACCCGTTCCGTGCCGATCCTGCGCAATCCCGAGCGGGTTACTGAAGAGAGTGATGCGGTATTCTATTTTCCGGGTTGCGGATCCGAGCGCCTGTTCAGCGAGATTGGCCTGGCCACCCTGGCGATGCTCAATGAGCTGGGTGCTGAAACCATATTGCCACCTGGGTATCTCTGTTGTGGTTATCCACAGACCGCTGCGGGTCTGCATGCCAAAGGCCGGCAGATCACCACGGAAAACCGGGTCCTGTTCCACCGCATCGCCAACACCCTCAACTACATGGACATCAAGACCGTGCTTGTCTCATGTGGCACCTGTATGGATCAGCTGCAGGCCTATCAGTTTGAAAAGATCTTTCCCGGCTGCCGGTTGCTCGATATTCATGAGTATATGATGGAGAAGGGGGTCTCACTAGACGGTAAGCAGCAGACCGAATATCTCTATCACGACCCCTGCCATACCCCAATCAAACAGTATAATCCACTGCAGGTGGTCTCCGGTTTAACCGGCAAACCGGTGGAACTTAGCGATCGATGCTGTGGCGAAGCGGGCACCCTGGGCACCAGTCGTCCGGATATCGCCAACCAGTTGCGTTTCCGTAAATCGGAAGAGTTGAACAAAGGCATCCAGGCAATCCATTCCAAAGCAGCGCAACCGGCGGAGATCAAACTGCTTACCAGCTGCCCTGCCTGTCAGCAGGGACTCAGCCGCTATACCGATGAGACAGGACTGAAACCACAATACCTGGTACTTGAGGTGATTCAACAACGACAGGGTGATCAGTGGCAGCAGAAGTTCATCGATCAAGTCTTGAAAGACGGGATCGAGATGGTTTTGGTCTGA